The following coding sequences lie in one Synechococcus sp. MW101C3 genomic window:
- a CDS encoding alpha/beta fold hydrolase codes for MSAPASSGDRHFPLGPFRFHCGQTLPDGWLSYRVYGTLNPQRSNLVLYPSSYGAWPEDIEWVVGPILDPERWCVVLVSQFGNGRSSSPSNSAMGLAEDGWVIHHSDNLRAQQQLIQGLFGVEQLALVYGWSMGAQQAYHWGALAPAAVERLFCLCGTAHTTPHNRLFLLSLRQALTADPAWDGHRFRARPEQALRTFALIYASWAASQAYYKEGRHLVQGIASVEEAVERSWLPAYRRHDPHDLIAMLDAWLANALPAPLSAIRARTTVLAGSHDLYFPPDDCAAEARQIPGAHFAVIDSVLGHRAGNPRDAPAEQAFIRSALERLCDD; via the coding sequence TTGAGCGCCCCGGCGTCCAGCGGCGACCGCCACTTCCCGCTGGGGCCGTTCCGCTTCCACTGCGGCCAGACGCTGCCGGATGGCTGGCTGTCGTACCGGGTGTACGGCACGCTCAACCCACAGCGCTCCAACCTGGTGCTCTACCCCAGTTCCTACGGGGCCTGGCCGGAGGACATCGAATGGGTGGTGGGCCCGATCCTCGACCCGGAACGCTGGTGCGTGGTGCTGGTGAGCCAGTTCGGCAACGGCCGCTCCAGCAGCCCCAGCAACAGCGCCATGGGGCTGGCGGAAGACGGCTGGGTGATCCACCACAGCGACAACCTGCGCGCCCAGCAGCAGCTGATCCAGGGGCTGTTCGGGGTGGAGCAGCTGGCGCTCGTGTACGGCTGGTCGATGGGGGCGCAGCAGGCGTACCACTGGGGCGCCCTGGCCCCGGCGGCGGTGGAACGGCTGTTCTGCCTCTGCGGCACGGCCCACACCACCCCGCATAACCGCCTGTTCCTGCTGAGCCTGCGCCAGGCCCTCACCGCCGATCCGGCCTGGGACGGCCACCGCTTCCGCGCCAGGCCCGAGCAGGCTCTGCGCACCTTCGCGCTGATCTACGCCAGCTGGGCCGCCAGCCAGGCCTATTACAAGGAAGGGCGACACCTGGTGCAGGGCATCGCCAGCGTGGAGGAGGCGGTGGAGCGCAGCTGGCTGCCGGCCTACCGGCGCCATGATCCCCATGACCTGATCGCCATGCTCGATGCCTGGCTGGCCAACGCCCTGCCGGCACCGTTGAGCGCCATCCGCGCCCGCACCACCGTGCTCGCCGGCAGCCACGACCTCTATTTCCCCCCCGACGACTGCGCCGCCGAAGCCCGTCAGATTCCCGGCGCCCACTTCGCGGTGATCGATTCGGTGCTGGGCCATCGCGCCGGCAACCCCCGCGACGCGCCAGCCGAACAGGCCTTCATCCGCAGTGCCCTGGAGCGGCTCTGCGACGACTGA